The stretch of DNA CAATGCCGCAGCACGAAGTAGCAAAGGGCAAAGGCCAGAGCGAGTTAGCGCGGGCAATACCCACTACTTTCTCCAGCGACGTAGCGAAGAAACCAGCGCCTTCAAGGCCTTCCGGTGCTTCTACCGTTTTGATTTCAGGAACTCTATTATCCATGAGAGAAGGTCAGTTTAGAAAGTGGAATACTCCACTTTTTGAACACCAGCCGAGCGCTAAAAGTTTGCCCGTATTAGGCTTCGTTCCAGCGTAGTACCCCTTTTTTGATGACGTAGGTGAAGCCAGCCATGAGTAGAGCCAGGAACACAATCATCTCGATGAAGCCAGTCTGGCCTAGGGCGCGGAAGTTCACGGCCCAGGGATACATGAAGATTACTTCCACGTCGAAGAGCACGAACAGGATGGCCGTGAGGAAGTACTTCACCGAAATTGGGGTGCGGGCATTGCCCACCGATTCGATACCGCATTCAAAGGCTTCATCCTTCACCA from Hymenobacter taeanensis encodes:
- a CDS encoding NADH-quinone oxidoreductase subunit A; the protein is MLLAVPTNYQPSDFLPIIVQFVLAIAFVAFAMVVSHLVGPRRKSVVKDEAFECGIESVGNARTPISVKYFLTAILFVLFDVEVIFMYPWAVNFRALGQTGFIEMIVFLALLMAGFTYVIKKGVLRWNEA